In Saccharomycodes ludwigii strain NBRC 1722 chromosome III, whole genome shotgun sequence, one DNA window encodes the following:
- the ULP2 gene encoding SUMO protease ULP2 (similar to Saccharomyces cerevisiae YIL031W | ULP2 | UbL-specific Protease) produces the protein MDKKRKIRLKTFSGITPINNLSTIKPKKKCLIPNDTSSSTHHTLDRYAKARKELSLVSKGGIIEHDEDEDIMISYDQQKSPKKKDLYLEPSTSELADDNTNDAIDDTTNNTDANSNSNVLITDHNDLNASTAIKITEDNSYEKLKEGNFTVTSPQSFKRRRKQSSNDNESKLSVFPNDSRRIADTNHNINSTTVPISNPNDTGTTKVINLTTVIDELQIFYSASSVKLHKQNDSPIILVLKTLSKGNTFISIQNDSISVLNDDITKTTGEPVTYNEGDYIFKKDGLYIDIKRDLQVAYFDQDFSCCGLILTRNKEIEIDAISDKITGKTVRCNRILFKTILQTENIQKLMKTIESNNIHTIQKFDYVLIDQIFSNLAQEANNDSNNNHLINRRLKFLSKQHNSLMKSSGNLYHVRSGRADKNPTTNSNNINTTASGVTKIHVPKTLEPSSFYDNKESLKPPTVSLSSLNHNAAATRSSMRTESLLSHSPVGTRISSSNTTQGRAISLDKDTNEVRNKHGIDGMFNNKNKSAVSRDRDSERETPINFGKDLKYTFFDGQTMRVTNKDFQCLFNSDWLNDSLTDFFMKYFVEQSVKNEFIDLKDVYVFSSFFYTKLLACKNDFDAVNKWVNNIDLSQKKYILLPINVNCHWFGCLVYNYAKVIRSATVNNLEEKDNGIRQENKNTSREINKDISGNDIDTCEEKGAQQKNAIPTEDTRSLSNGNGNNNKSQEKMGEETPGGQEQQTLIVNKDGTTDTNITDDTGKEKAKSTIDAEGDLHILIASEKPENDSTKQFLRTLRAATKKVTLKSKQDKKSSLPSTSDIAEKLRISKLPFVTIIIYDSLRQHHSNDIEPVKQFLLQYARFKSGVILEKSQLKINNSHVPVQPNMNDCGVHLIMNTKVFLTKPAETLQLWSDTRARGNINRLKIRENNLRIDNYFGKDERKYSRKFLRDELLKLKDSKQERSDNETELDSIKREEEDEDDIEIIDPAEHKKEQIYGTEDKKSTTEDEQENKDIITNSSQMPTERYNKQQLLREGEQQNDNRNIEESLKKNENNNHLPLVDRQPSTNKVDDDKVSIRDATDSKDYHEPLSLADRNVYPDIITMEHTKSEDAHNKYLEGTGTVHMDSPTKGMRTNLLKDNKNEERHVYGFLKDLDAELKSPEKPISILNNQSTKSKISTNPNSIVRSNRVENIFSVIDNRHSEDDNKALYKDVDTNTLSGKKDSDNYEHYSSKRLQKRLVHSDRLEYFQSNSNESGLKTRRSLISSINLDDISDNDFSTSFDDEHGTNKANGNYEDIDMRSNNTGSDVNEDGLMMNGNESVIQKPFGKKTTSTNSPYFNKFEDISKFSNSIDYDDDLHTASVSPSMFSTLVRGSKSKIRGKEAFKGYSKQNVIDIDDNNLKGNIKNLLKRKMEYSEDSTGKLNMASKNDNSDIEYSEKFTHLNLKHTYINGTKQPASSSSSLDKSSLVSGRTGNFYTSRRKNGLQRSSKINLRQYVRTPPENPNGEEKKGPMFRSSSSTSSPDNLIQVSDNEDDVQIIH, from the coding sequence atggaTAAAAAACGAAAGATAAGGTTAAAAACGTTCTCTGGAATTACAcctataaataatttaagcACCATTAAAcctaaaaagaaatgtttAATACCTAACGATACAAGCTCATCAACACATCACACTTTGGATAGATACGCTAAAGCAAGAAAAGAACTATCCTTGGTAAGCAAAGGCGGCATTATAGAACacgatgaagatgaagatatAATGATTTCTTATGATCAACAGAAATCGcccaaaaaaaaggacCTTTATCTGGAACCATCCACTTCTGAACTAGCTGATGACAATACGAATGATGCTATTGACgatactactaataatactgatGCTAATTCCAATAGTAACGTTTTAATCACAGATCACAACGATCTTAATGCATCCACTGCTATCAAAATAACAGAAGATAACAGTTATGAAAAATTGAAGGAAGGTAATTTTACTGTTACTTCACCACAATCTttcaaaagaagaaggaaaCAGAGTTCCAATGATAATGAATCTAAACTAAGTGTGTTTCCAAACGATTCTAGACGTATAGCCGACACTAATCACAATATAAATAGCACTACAGTACCTATTTCTAACCCCAATGATACAGGTACTACCaaagtaataaatttaacaaCGGTAATTGATGaattacaaatattttattctgCATCAAGTGTTAAATTGCACAAACAAAACGATTCTCCAATTATTTTGGTATTGAAAACATTATCCAAGGGGAATACCTTTATATCGATTCAGAATGACTCGATTTCTGTTTTGAATGATGATATTACTAAAACAACGGGGGAGCCTGTTACTTATAACGAGGGCGactatatatttaaaaaagacggattatatattgatattaaaagagaTCTACAAGTGGCATACTTTGATCAGGATTTTTCATGTTGCGGACTAATACTAACTcgtaataaagaaatagaGATAGATGCTATTAGTGACAAAATTACTGGAAAGACTGTACGATGCAATCGGATTCTTTTCAAAACAATTCTTCAAACagaaaatattcaaaaattaatgaaaacgATAGAGTCCAACAATATTCATActattcaaaaatttgattatGTTCTTATAGACCAGATTTTCTCAAATCTAGCTCAAGAGGCAAATAATGACAGCAATAATAACCATCTTATTAACAGAAGGCTGAAGTTTTTAAGTAAACAGCATAATTCATTGATGAAATCGAGTGGTAATCTTTACCATGTTCGATCTGGAAGAGCCGATAAGAATCCAACTACTAACagcaataatatcaatactACCGCTAGTGGGGTAACAAAGATACATGTACCGAAAACATTAGAACCCTCTAGTTTTTATGATAACAAAGAGTCATTAAAACCACCTACAGTATCGCTTTCCTCACTCAATCATAACGCCGCCGCGACAAGAAGCTCAATGCGTACAGAGTCACTATTAAGTCATTCACCGGTGGGAACAAGAATAAGTTCCAGTAACACGACTCAAGGAAGAGCAATATCTCTGGACAAAGACACTAACGAAGTCAGAAATAAACATGGTATAGATGGaatgtttaataataaaaataaaagcgCAGTATCAAGGGATAGGGATTCAGAAAGAGAAACGCCTATTAACTTTGgtaaagatttaaaatatacattttttgaTGGTCAGACAATGAGAGTGACTAACAAGGATTTTCAGTGTCTATTCAACAGTGACTGGCTCAATGACTCATTAACAGATTTCTTTATGAAATATTTTGTGGAGCAGAGTGTTAAAAACGAATTTATCGATTTGAAAGATGTTTATGTATTttcctcctttttttaCACTAAATTATTGGCTTGTAAAAACGACTTTGATGCTGTTAATAAATGGgttaataatatagatttatcacaaaaaaagtatattttaCTACCTATCAATGTGAATTGCCATTGGTTTGGGTGTTTGGTTTACAATTATGCAAAAGTTATTAGAAGTGCAACAGTAAATAACTTAGAAGAGAAAGACAATGGGATTAGGCAGGAGAATAAGAACACAAGCAGagaaattaataaagatatcAGTGGAAATGACATAGATACTTGTGAAGAAAAAGGTgcacaacaaaaaaatgcaatACCAACAGAAGACACAAGGAGTCTTTCAAATGGAAATggaaacaataataaaagccAAGAAAAAATGGGGGAAGAGACGCCTGGGGGGCAAGAACAGCAAACTTTGATTGTCAATAAGGATGGTACAACTGACACCAATATTACAGATGATACAGGGAAAGAAAAGGCCAAATCCACTATAGACGCGGAGGGTGATTTACATATACTCATTGCTTCTGAAAAGCCCGAAAATGATTCAACAAAACAGTTTCTCAGAACATTGAGAGCCGCTACTAAGAAAGTAACATTGAAATCTAAACAAGACAAAAAGTCAAGCTTACCCAGTACAAGTGATATTGCTGAAAAATTAAGGATATCAAAATTACCCtttgttactattattatttatgaCTCTTTAAGGCAACATCATTCTAATGATATCGAGCCTGTAAAGCAGTTTTTATTGCAATATGCAAGATTTAAGTCGGGTGTTATCTTGGAGAAGagtcaattaaaaattaataattctcATGTGCCTGTTCAGCCAAACATGAACGACTGTGGAGTTCATTTGATTATGAACACAAAGGTTTTTTTAACTAAACCTGCAGAGACTTTACAACTATGGTCTGATACTAGAGCAAGGGGAAATATTAATaggttaaaaataagagaAAATAACTTAAGGATAGATAATTATTTTGGAAAGGatgaaagaaaatatagtagaaaatttttaagaGATGAATTGCTGAAATTAAAGGATTCTAAACAGGAGAGAAGTGACAATGAAACTGAATTAGACAGCATTAAAcgagaagaagaagatgaagatgatattGAAATCATTGATCCAGCTGAACACAAAAAGGAACAGATATATGGTACGgaggataaaaaaagtacaaCGGAAGATgaacaagaaaataaagatataattACAAACAGCAGCCAAATGCCTACTGAGCgatataataaacaacaacTTTTAAGAGAAGGAGAACAGCAAAATGATAATCGTAACATTGAAGAATCACttaagaaaaatgaaaataataatcatttgCCTCTTGTGGATAGACAGCCGTCAACTAATAAAGTGGATGATGACAAAGTTAGTATCAGAGATGCTACAGACTCCAAAGACTACCATGAGCCATTGTCCTTGGCTGACAGAAATGTTTATCCAGATATAATAACTATGGAACATACAAAATCAGAAGATGCTCAcaacaaatatttggaGGGAACAGGCACAGTGCACATGGATTCCCCCACAAAGGGGATGAGAACGAATTTATTGaaagataacaaaaatgaGGAAAGACATGTTTACggatttttaaaagatttagaTGCTGAATTAAAGTCACCAGAAAAACCAATatctattttaaataatcaatCAACCAAATCTAAAATCTCAACAAACCCTAACAGTATTGTTCGTTCTAATAGAgttgaaaatatattttcagTAATTGATAATAGACACTCtgaagatgataataaGGCCCTTTATAAAGATGTGGATACAAATACTCTTAGTGGCAAGAAAGACAGTGATAATTATGAACATTACAGCTCAAAAAGATTGCAAAAGAGGTTAGTACACTCAGATAGGTtagaatattttcaatcaaACAGTAATGAGTCGGGTTTAAAAACCAGAAGATCTTTGATTAGCTCCATTAATCTGGACGATATAAGCGACAATGACTTCAGTACAAGTTTTGATGATGAACACGGGACAAACAAAGCCAATGGTAATTACGAAGATATTGATATGCGGAGCAATAATACTGGAAGCGATGTGAATGAGGATGGCCTAATGATGAATGGAAATGAGTCTGTGATTCAAAAACCGTTTGGTAAAAAGACAACATCTACTAATTCTCCGtactttaataaatttgaagatatttccaaattttcCAACTCTATTGATTATGATGACGATCTGCATACTGCATCTGTATCACCAAGTATGTTTTCAACCTTGGTTAGAGGATCTAAAAGTAAAATTCGTGGAAAGGAAGCTTTTAAGGGTtattcaaaacaaaatgttattgatattgatgataataatttgaaaggtaacataaaaaatttgttaaagAGAAAAATGGAATACTCAGAGGATTCTACTGGAAAACTAAATATGGCTTCCAAAAATGACAACAGCGATATAGAATACTCCGAAAAATTTACCCATTTAAATCTAAAACATACTTATATTAATGGTACAAAACAACCGGCATCATCCTCTTCATCTTTGGATAAAAGTTCTCTTGTGTCCGGAAGAACAGGTAATTTTTACACTTCCAGAAGAAAGAATGGCTTACAACGCTcaagtaaaataaatttaagaCAGTATGTGAGAACTCCACCAGAAAATCCAAATggggaagaaaaaaagggacCTATGTTTAGAAGTTCTTCTTCAACTTCCAGCCCCGATAATCTTATTCAAGTAAGtgataatgaagatgatgttCAGATTATCCattag